One window from the genome of Candidatus Methylomirabilota bacterium encodes:
- the glnA gene encoding type I glutamate--ammonia ligase, which produces MTPKDVLKLAKEKGARIVDLRFIDLPGLWQHFSIPISELSEGIFEDGLGFDGSSIRGFQTIDESDMLLIPDASSAQMDPFTAVPTLVLICNVKDPVTGKAYTRDPRYVAQKAEAYVKKTGLADTIYIGPELEFFFFDSIRFDQTYNHGYYFIDSEAGAWNTGKEGSADRPNLGYKPRYKQGYFPVPPMDQFQDIRSDMVLALESVGVRVEVHHHEVATGGQTEVDMRYDTLTKMADKVCWYKYCAKNTAKKWGKTATFMPKPLFQDNGSGMHTHQSLWKNGKNLFYERGGYADISKTCLHYIGGILKHAPALLAFIAPSTNSYKRLVPGYEAPINLVYSQRNRSAAIRIPMYSKSEGAKRIEFRTPDPTCNPYLSFAACVMAGLDGVANKIDPGKPVDKDLYELPPAEQKKIKQLPGALDIVLDNLEKDHDFLLKGDVFTPDLIETWIEYKRKNEVDPVRLRPHPYEFALYYDI; this is translated from the coding sequence ATGACCCCGAAGGACGTGTTGAAGCTGGCGAAGGAGAAGGGAGCCAGGATCGTTGACCTCCGGTTCATCGACCTGCCCGGGCTCTGGCAGCACTTCTCGATCCCAATCTCCGAGCTGAGCGAAGGCATCTTCGAAGACGGGCTCGGCTTCGACGGCTCGTCGATCCGCGGCTTTCAGACGATCGACGAGTCGGACATGCTGCTGATCCCCGACGCGAGCTCGGCCCAGATGGACCCGTTCACCGCGGTGCCCACACTCGTGCTCATCTGTAATGTCAAAGACCCGGTCACCGGAAAGGCCTACACGCGCGACCCGCGGTACGTGGCCCAGAAGGCCGAGGCCTACGTCAAGAAGACGGGGCTCGCCGACACCATCTACATCGGCCCGGAGCTCGAGTTCTTCTTCTTCGACTCGATCCGCTTCGACCAGACCTACAACCACGGCTACTACTTCATCGATTCGGAAGCGGGCGCGTGGAACACCGGCAAGGAAGGCTCGGCGGATCGGCCCAACCTGGGCTACAAGCCGCGCTACAAGCAGGGCTACTTCCCGGTGCCACCCATGGACCAGTTCCAGGACATCCGTTCCGACATGGTGCTGGCGCTGGAGTCGGTGGGGGTGCGGGTCGAGGTGCACCACCATGAGGTGGCCACAGGCGGGCAGACCGAGGTCGACATGCGCTACGACACCTTGACCAAGATGGCGGACAAGGTGTGCTGGTACAAGTACTGCGCGAAGAATACCGCGAAGAAGTGGGGCAAGACCGCCACGTTCATGCCGAAGCCGCTCTTCCAGGACAATGGCTCGGGCATGCACACCCACCAGTCGCTGTGGAAGAACGGCAAGAACCTCTTCTACGAGCGGGGCGGCTACGCGGACATCTCCAAGACCTGCCTCCACTACATCGGCGGCATCCTGAAGCACGCGCCCGCGCTCCTCGCGTTCATCGCGCCGTCGACCAACAGCTACAAGCGACTCGTGCCGGGCTACGAGGCGCCGATCAACCTGGTGTACAGCCAGCGGAACCGCTCCGCCGCCATCCGCATTCCCATGTACTCGAAGTCGGAAGGGGCCAAGCGCATCGAGTTCCGCACGCCGGACCCGACGTGCAACCCATATCTCTCGTTCGCGGCCTGCGTGATGGCCGGCCTCGACGGCGTGGCCAACAAGATCGACCCGGGCAAGCCCGTGGACAAGGATCTCTACGAGCTGCCGCCCGCCGAGCAGAAGAAGATCAAGCAGCTCCCCGGCGCGCTGGACATCGTGCTGGACAACCTTGAGAAGGATCACGACTTCCTCCTCAAGGGCGACGTCTTCACGCCCGACCTCATCGAGACCTGGATCGAGTACAAGCGGAAGAACGAGGTGGATCCCGTCCGGCTGCGCCCGCATCCGTACGAGTTCGCCCTCTACTACGACATCTAG
- a CDS encoding outer membrane beta-barrel protein, which yields MTQDLGRWLAAILMTGLWIAPALAQTSGPSPGPATAPAAEAKKEEEKPKTYWEEHKLFAYIENSYTFNLTGAGRDATNELRFYDFDEGYTFNMAEFSIKRDPSEKYWWGYGLVVTAGLDAQKNHSLGIFRDLDDTFPFRNTKKFDLQEAYLSLRIPIGDGLIVKGGKFVTLLGYEVIESLNNLNFSRGYLFSLAIPLTHTGGLLSYTFGEQFSVTAGVVLGWDNSRDNNDAVSYTGQFALTPIKDLTANLNWIVGPEQTDNKANQRAVLDLVVNYTGFKNTTIGLNVDYGFEQDEAFLRSLGTRQDNDAVWWGIAGYAAYDFRDWFRLALRQEFFRDADGARTGFGSDVNLFSTTLTAQFKIWKGLVGRVEYRHDASSEKVFKAKTSRPDASQGVSAQSKTLDTISLSLYYSFF from the coding sequence ATGACGCAAGACCTTGGACGCTGGTTGGCCGCAATCCTGATGACCGGGCTTTGGATCGCCCCTGCTCTCGCCCAGACGTCGGGGCCCTCGCCCGGACCCGCGACCGCTCCGGCGGCGGAGGCGAAGAAGGAGGAAGAGAAGCCCAAGACGTACTGGGAGGAGCACAAGCTCTTCGCCTACATCGAAAACAGCTACACGTTCAATCTCACGGGGGCGGGACGGGACGCGACAAACGAGCTGCGCTTCTACGACTTCGACGAGGGCTACACGTTCAACATGGCAGAGTTCAGCATCAAGAGGGATCCCTCGGAGAAGTACTGGTGGGGCTATGGCCTGGTGGTCACTGCCGGGCTCGACGCGCAGAAGAACCACTCGCTGGGCATTTTTCGGGATTTGGACGACACCTTCCCCTTCCGGAACACGAAGAAGTTCGACCTGCAGGAGGCCTATCTCTCGCTCCGGATCCCCATCGGCGACGGACTCATCGTCAAGGGGGGGAAGTTCGTCACGCTGCTGGGCTACGAAGTCATCGAGTCGCTCAACAACCTCAATTTCTCGCGGGGCTACTTGTTTTCGCTCGCCATCCCGTTGACCCACACCGGCGGCCTGCTCTCCTACACCTTCGGCGAGCAGTTCAGCGTGACGGCGGGGGTGGTGCTGGGATGGGATAACAGCCGCGACAACAACGACGCGGTGTCGTACACGGGGCAGTTCGCGCTGACGCCCATCAAGGACCTGACGGCGAACCTAAACTGGATCGTGGGGCCGGAGCAGACGGACAACAAGGCCAATCAGCGGGCGGTGCTGGACCTGGTGGTGAACTACACGGGCTTCAAGAACACCACCATCGGGCTGAACGTCGACTACGGCTTCGAGCAGGACGAGGCGTTCCTGCGCTCGCTGGGGACGCGGCAGGACAACGACGCGGTGTGGTGGGGGATCGCGGGGTACGCGGCGTATGACTTCAGGGACTGGTTCCGGCTGGCGCTGCGACAGGAGTTCTTTCGGGACGCAGACGGGGCGCGCACGGGGTTCGGCAGCGACGTGAACCTCTTCTCGACCACGCTGACGGCCCAGTTCAAGATCTGGAAGGGCCTGGTGGGGCGGGTGGAATACCGCCACGACGCTTCGTCGGAGAAAGTGTTCAAGGCGAAGACGTCGCGGCCGGACGCCTCCCAGGGCGTGTCCGCGCAGTCCAAGACCCTCGACACGATCTCGCTCAGCCTCTACTACTCCTTCTTCTAG